The Spiroplasma citri genome has a segment encoding these proteins:
- the rpoB gene encoding DNA-directed RNA polymerase subunit beta yields MALKEKEFGHYAKRIDYTKVSGNLDLPNLIEIQTETYDWFKKTGISEVFREVFPIVGHEGNIVLEMLDWEFREPRRTISQAKDESKIFEAPIYSNLKLTINSKDVEVEKAIVKGEPELIKAWIEERVGHMITILKKTTDVIYYDIHSGDEIATCTVTIKERLDDKLIVDITIEKEGEVFFGDFPLMTGKGTFIVNGSEKVVVSQLVRSPGAYYKIDLNRKNGENVYYVDLIPSRGTWLEFESDHKKIKVGKEEKFENVFYVKIDKSRKVSVANFLTALGIIKEDALDIFGDNKLVKSTYELDPYTGDILYDQSIAVQEIYKKIRSGETATPDGATKYLYGLLFDKRKYDLTKAGRFKLIQKLSVENRIYNKILAEDIKDVNGKVVFTEGTLMDKEAINKLKGILKAGACLQEVKFSDEIICSNKIQKIKVYVDNEVRSRVANIIGIDPNATDEYVTVPDVLATFSYLLNLTDGIGEVDDIDHLGNRRVRTIGELLQNQFRIGLLRIEKNVKEKMSTSNLFKMKPSNIINNKPLSAIIGEFFNLSQLSQFMDQTNPLAELTNKRRLTALGPGGLSRERAGLEVRDVHYSHYGRICPIETPEGPNIGLINNLATYAKINSYGFIETPYRRVIGCKVTMENDYLTADEEKNYVVAQANIRLSDKGEILDEQVVARFQGENIIAGRNDVDYVDVSPKQIVSIATSCIPFLENDDANRALMGANMQRQAIPLIAPNSPYVGTGVEYAAARDSGLAIVSQYDGIVDFVDATRIVLKTKEGLKNYNLDTFVRSNQGTSLTHVPLVRQGQKVEKGQVLADGPSIDKGELALGQNVVVAFTTWNGYNYEDAIIVSERLVSEDVFTSIHIEEYTIERRQTKQGPEEITREIPNISENARKFLDDDGLVIIGTEVKPGDILVGKVTPKGQTQLSPEDKLLQAIFGEKSKNVKDNSLRVPNGGEGIIQAIKRFPREKYEVSADVLEVIKIYIVQKRKIQEGDKMAGRHGNKGVISKILPLEDMPHMEDGTPVDIMLNPLGVPSRMNIGQVLEIHLGMAAKKLGQKISTPVFDGMINEELIEIMDKAGMKNFGKEVLIDGRTGEKFDNPVSVGVMYMLKLSHMVDDKLHARNVGPYSLITQQPLGGKAQNGGQRFGEMEVWALEAYGAAHTLREILTIKSDDIKGRTRAYESIVKDKKIPEPGIPESFNVLTREIQGLGFNIHMIDEKGNIKNIKSYDEADYVDEDLLTDCDEFEDEFDIDNFILSTNREPQKKEHLEDFVKVEDSFDLVDNLDDNELDDIDNEIDEINDQDELD; encoded by the coding sequence ATGGCATTAAAAGAAAAAGAATTTGGGCATTACGCTAAAAGAATTGATTACACAAAAGTAAGTGGGAATTTAGATTTACCAAATTTAATTGAAATTCAAACTGAAACATATGATTGATTCAAAAAAACAGGGATTAGCGAAGTGTTCCGGGAGGTATTTCCGATTGTTGGGCATGAAGGAAATATCGTTTTAGAGATGTTAGATTGAGAATTTAGAGAGCCACGAAGAACAATTTCTCAAGCAAAAGATGAGTCAAAAATTTTTGAAGCACCAATTTATTCAAATTTAAAATTAACAATTAATTCAAAAGATGTAGAAGTTGAAAAAGCAATTGTTAAGGGAGAACCCGAATTAATTAAAGCGTGAATTGAAGAACGTGTTGGGCATATGATTACAATTTTAAAAAAAACTACTGATGTTATTTATTATGATATTCATTCTGGCGATGAAATAGCAACATGTACAGTAACAATTAAAGAAAGATTAGATGATAAACTAATTGTTGATATTACAATTGAAAAAGAAGGTGAAGTCTTTTTTGGTGATTTTCCACTAATGACAGGAAAAGGAACTTTTATTGTTAATGGTTCAGAAAAAGTTGTTGTTTCACAATTAGTTCGCTCACCCGGAGCATATTATAAAATTGATTTAAATCGTAAAAATGGAGAAAATGTTTATTATGTTGATTTAATTCCGTCACGAGGAACATGGTTAGAATTTGAATCAGATCATAAAAAAATTAAAGTTGGAAAAGAAGAAAAATTTGAGAATGTTTTTTATGTAAAAATAGATAAATCTAGAAAAGTATCGGTTGCTAATTTCTTAACAGCGTTAGGAATTATTAAAGAAGATGCCCTAGATATTTTTGGCGATAATAAATTAGTAAAAAGTACTTACGAATTAGATCCTTATACAGGTGATATTTTATATGACCAAAGTATTGCTGTTCAAGAAATTTATAAAAAAATTCGTTCAGGAGAAACGGCAACACCAGATGGTGCGACAAAATATTTATATGGATTATTATTTGATAAACGTAAATATGATTTAACAAAAGCAGGACGTTTTAAATTAATTCAAAAATTATCAGTTGAAAACCGAATTTATAACAAAATATTAGCTGAAGACATTAAAGATGTAAATGGTAAAGTTGTTTTTACCGAAGGAACTTTAATGGATAAAGAAGCTATTAACAAGTTAAAAGGAATTTTAAAAGCAGGTGCTTGTTTACAAGAAGTTAAATTTAGTGATGAAATTATTTGTTCTAATAAAATCCAAAAAATTAAAGTATATGTTGATAATGAAGTTCGTTCTCGTGTGGCAAATATTATTGGAATTGATCCTAATGCAACTGATGAATATGTAACAGTTCCTGATGTCTTGGCAACATTTTCATATTTATTAAATTTAACAGATGGAATTGGGGAAGTTGATGATATTGACCATTTAGGAAATCGTCGTGTCCGAACAATTGGGGAATTATTACAAAATCAATTTCGAATTGGATTACTAAGAATTGAAAAAAATGTTAAAGAAAAAATGTCAACTTCAAATTTATTTAAAATGAAACCTTCAAATATTATTAATAATAAACCCTTATCAGCGATTATTGGGGAATTTTTCAATTTATCACAGTTATCACAATTTATGGATCAAACAAATCCTTTAGCTGAATTAACAAATAAACGTCGATTAACAGCCCTAGGGCCAGGGGGGCTATCAAGAGAACGTGCTGGATTAGAAGTCCGAGATGTTCACTACTCACATTATGGTCGTATTTGTCCAATTGAAACACCAGAAGGACCAAATATTGGATTAATTAATAACTTAGCAACATATGCCAAAATTAATTCATATGGTTTTATTGAAACACCATATCGCCGTGTTATTGGTTGCAAAGTTACCATGGAAAATGATTATTTAACAGCGGATGAAGAAAAAAATTATGTTGTTGCACAAGCTAATATTCGTTTAAGTGATAAGGGTGAAATTTTAGATGAACAAGTGGTTGCACGTTTCCAAGGAGAAAATATTATTGCCGGACGAAATGATGTTGACTATGTTGATGTTTCACCAAAACAAATTGTTTCAATTGCAACAAGTTGTATTCCATTTTTAGAAAATGATGATGCCAATCGTGCTTTGATGGGAGCCAATATGCAACGACAAGCAATTCCTTTAATTGCTCCAAATTCACCATATGTAGGAACAGGAGTTGAATATGCTGCTGCTCGTGACTCGGGATTAGCAATTGTTTCACAATATGATGGAATTGTTGATTTTGTTGATGCAACAAGAATTGTTTTAAAAACAAAAGAAGGGTTAAAAAATTATAATTTAGACACTTTTGTTCGTAGTAACCAAGGGACATCATTAACTCATGTGCCATTAGTGCGTCAAGGACAAAAAGTTGAAAAAGGACAGGTTTTAGCTGATGGACCATCAATTGATAAAGGGGAACTAGCCTTAGGACAAAATGTGGTAGTTGCTTTTACAACATGAAATGGTTACAACTATGAAGATGCTATTATTGTTTCAGAACGCTTAGTATCAGAAGATGTTTTTACATCAATTCATATTGAAGAATATACAATTGAACGTCGTCAAACAAAACAAGGACCAGAAGAAATTACGCGTGAGATTCCTAATATTTCTGAAAATGCACGCAAATTTTTAGATGATGATGGATTAGTTATTATTGGGACAGAAGTTAAACCAGGTGATATTTTAGTTGGGAAAGTAACACCAAAAGGACAAACCCAATTATCACCAGAAGATAAATTATTGCAAGCAATTTTTGGTGAGAAATCAAAAAATGTTAAAGATAATTCATTACGAGTTCCAAATGGTGGTGAAGGAATTATTCAAGCAATTAAACGCTTTCCACGAGAAAAATATGAAGTATCAGCTGATGTTTTAGAAGTTATTAAGATTTATATTGTTCAAAAACGAAAAATCCAAGAAGGAGATAAAATGGCTGGTCGTCATGGAAACAAAGGGGTTATTTCGAAAATTTTACCATTGGAAGATATGCCACATATGGAAGATGGAACACCAGTTGATATTATGTTAAATCCATTGGGGGTACCATCACGGATGAATATTGGACAGGTGTTAGAAATTCACTTAGGAATGGCAGCGAAAAAGTTGGGACAAAAAATTTCAACCCCTGTTTTTGATGGGATGATAAATGAAGAATTAATTGAAATTATGGATAAAGCAGGAATGAAAAACTTTGGGAAAGAAGTTTTAATTGATGGTCGAACAGGTGAAAAATTTGATAATCCAGTTTCGGTAGGAGTAATGTATATGTTGAAATTATCACACATGGTTGATGATAAATTACATGCGCGAAATGTCGGACCATATTCATTAATTACGCAACAACCATTAGGAGGAAAAGCTCAAAATGGGGGACAGCGTTTTGGAGAAATGGAAGTATGAGCATTAGAAGCTTATGGTGCAGCCCATACATTGCGTGAAATTTTAACAATTAAGTCTGATGATATTAAAGGAAGAACACGTGCATATGAATCAATTGTTAAAGATAAAAAGATTCCAGAACCAGGGATTCCAGAATCATTTAATGTGCTAACTCGTGAAATCCAAGGGTTAGGATTTAATATTCATATGATTGATGAAAAAGGAAATATTAAAAATATTAAGAGTTATGATGAAGCAGATTATGTTGATGAAGATTTATTAACAGATTGTGATGAATTTGAAGATGAATTTGATATTGATAATTTTATTTTAAGTACTAATCGTGAACCACAAAAAAAAGAACATTTAGAGGACTTTGTTAAAGTTGAAGATAGTTTTGATTTGGTAGATAACTTAGATGATAATGAACTTGATGACATTGACAATGAGATTGATGAAATTAATGATCAAGATGAATTAGATTAA
- the rpoC gene encoding DNA-directed RNA polymerase subunit beta', which yields MIENNEKNNRMIKIGLANPDDIRSWSFGEVKKPETINYKTLKPERDGLFDEKIFGPTKNFECACGKYKKSKNKGKICERCGVEITEAIVRRERMGHIELEEPVTHIWMLKAAPSRIALILDMKTKELEEVVYFVSYIVLDAGDAKSLKQKMVLDLGNAKTSAQTRQRLTKTLREILDTLEPDTIAYEAGETMIEDLKNTSLPFSMDECAQFINRHTNARFGIGAEAVEVLLKNLNIDDEIEKIKQDLKDKKTQLDQNKLMKRLEVLDSLKKSGSRPEWMILRAVPVIPPDIRPIIQLDGGRFTTSEINDLYRRIIIRNERLKKVKAMGAPSVIVNNEKRMLQEAVDALLDNERKARPVTGKDKRPLKSLTSILKGKQGRFRQNLLGKRVDYSGRSVIAIGPDLKMYQCGLPRDMAITLFKPFVISKLVKDGLAANIKVAEKLILNQDDKVWEVLEEVIKSRPVLLNRAPTLHRLGIQAFEPKLVKGKAIRLHPLVTTAFNADFDGDQMAVHVPITEEAVAEARSLMLGSRNILGPKDGKPIVTPTQDMVLGNYYLTYEEKGQLGEGTIFKDLNEAVIAYETGAVALHALVAIPVAGFVNKKFNSEQMKDYIITTPGKIIFNQIFKEEFPYLNEPNIENLTALPARSLIKDNVNLVEYLATWKVNPPFKKKDLSNIIDRYFKQYGANKTAEMLDNMKNLGFKYSGKSGVTVSAGDVKVYDKKHEEFKAADQKVKEINDYFKMGMLTSREKQHRIISVWSKVKDNIQTELEHVLREDPKNPIFMMADSGARGNVSNFTQLVGMRGLMNNPKGDIIELPIKSSFREGLTVSEFFISTHGARKGMADVALKTADSGYLTRRLVDVSQEIIITMKDCNARRGFVVSDIIEQKHANIIVPLFDRLVGRYNLKDIKLKNGEVILANTLLSEEDTRKIVDNDIKEVIIRSVLTCEAEKGVCQRCYGKNLATGMEVEIGEAVGTIAAQSIGEPGTQLTMRTFHTGGVAGGADITQGLPRIKELLDVTTPKGSIAVISEIDGKISDIRDEGGIHTIYVKSDSDERKYKTQYNAVLRIKIGDKVVRGQKLTEGSIKIKELLEVAKIEDVHNYILKEVQRVYRLQGIEISDKYIEIIIKQMLNKVKIIDAGDTELLPGEIVTVKRYRNETINAVRSMKKPPTAKHVIFGIKKAPLESESFLSSASFQDTTRVLVKAIIKGKVDCLEGLKENIMLGHLIPAGTGLKNPKDIITAGIAAKAEEY from the coding sequence ATGATTGAAAATAATGAAAAAAATAATCGTATGATTAAAATCGGCTTAGCAAACCCCGATGATATTCGCAGTTGGTCATTTGGGGAAGTAAAAAAACCAGAAACAATTAATTATAAAACATTAAAACCAGAACGTGATGGATTATTTGATGAAAAGATTTTTGGCCCAACCAAGAATTTTGAGTGTGCTTGTGGGAAGTACAAAAAATCAAAAAATAAGGGAAAAATTTGTGAACGTTGTGGTGTAGAAATTACTGAAGCGATTGTTCGTCGTGAACGAATGGGACATATTGAATTAGAAGAACCAGTGACACATATTTGAATGTTAAAAGCAGCACCAAGTCGGATTGCTTTAATTTTAGATATGAAGACAAAAGAACTTGAAGAAGTTGTTTACTTTGTTTCATATATTGTGTTAGATGCTGGTGATGCAAAATCATTAAAACAAAAAATGGTATTAGATTTAGGAAATGCTAAAACATCAGCCCAAACACGTCAACGATTAACAAAAACATTACGTGAAATTTTGGATACACTAGAACCTGACACAATTGCTTATGAAGCGGGAGAAACAATGATTGAAGATTTAAAAAATACTTCGTTACCATTTTCAATGGATGAATGTGCCCAATTCATTAATCGTCATACTAATGCACGCTTTGGAATTGGCGCAGAAGCGGTGGAAGTATTATTAAAAAACTTAAACATTGATGATGAAATTGAAAAAATTAAGCAAGATTTAAAAGATAAAAAAACACAATTGGATCAAAATAAATTAATGAAACGTTTAGAAGTTTTAGATTCGTTAAAAAAATCAGGTTCACGACCAGAATGAATGATCTTACGAGCAGTACCAGTAATTCCGCCTGATATTCGCCCAATTATTCAATTAGATGGTGGTCGTTTTACAACATCAGAGATTAATGATTTATATCGTCGAATTATTATTCGAAATGAACGATTAAAAAAAGTTAAAGCAATGGGAGCACCAAGTGTTATTGTTAATAATGAAAAAAGGATGCTACAAGAAGCCGTTGATGCTTTATTAGATAATGAACGCAAAGCGCGACCAGTAACTGGAAAAGATAAACGCCCATTAAAATCATTAACAAGTATTTTAAAAGGGAAACAAGGTCGTTTCCGTCAAAATTTATTAGGGAAACGAGTTGACTATTCAGGACGTTCAGTTATTGCAATTGGTCCTGACTTAAAAATGTATCAATGTGGATTACCACGTGATATGGCTATTACATTATTTAAACCATTTGTTATTAGCAAATTAGTTAAAGATGGTTTAGCAGCAAATATTAAAGTTGCGGAAAAACTAATTTTAAATCAAGACGATAAAGTATGAGAAGTTTTAGAAGAAGTTATTAAAAGTCGGCCAGTGTTATTAAACCGTGCACCAACTTTACACCGATTAGGAATTCAAGCATTTGAGCCAAAATTAGTAAAGGGGAAAGCAATTAGATTACATCCATTAGTAACAACTGCTTTTAATGCTGACTTTGATGGTGACCAAATGGCGGTTCATGTACCAATTACAGAAGAAGCAGTTGCTGAAGCACGAAGTTTAATGTTAGGAAGTCGAAATATTTTAGGTCCAAAAGATGGTAAGCCAATTGTTACACCAACCCAAGATATGGTGTTAGGGAATTACTATTTAACCTATGAAGAAAAAGGACAATTAGGAGAAGGAACAATCTTTAAAGATTTAAATGAAGCTGTTATTGCATATGAAACTGGAGCTGTCGCTTTGCATGCTTTAGTTGCCATCCCTGTTGCTGGTTTTGTAAATAAAAAATTCAATTCAGAACAAATGAAAGATTATATTATTACAACACCAGGAAAAATTATTTTTAATCAAATTTTTAAAGAAGAGTTTCCATACTTAAATGAACCTAATATTGAAAATTTAACAGCATTACCAGCTCGCTCATTAATTAAAGACAATGTTAACTTGGTTGAATACTTAGCTACTTGAAAAGTTAATCCACCGTTTAAGAAAAAAGATTTATCAAATATTATTGATCGCTACTTTAAACAATATGGAGCTAATAAGACGGCTGAAATGTTAGATAACATGAAAAACCTTGGTTTCAAATATTCAGGGAAATCGGGTGTAACAGTATCAGCAGGCGATGTTAAAGTATACGACAAAAAACACGAAGAATTTAAAGCGGCAGATCAAAAAGTAAAAGAAATTAATGATTACTTTAAAATGGGAATGCTAACAAGTCGTGAAAAACAACACCGTATTATTAGCGTTTGATCAAAAGTTAAAGATAACATTCAAACTGAATTAGAACATGTTTTACGTGAAGACCCAAAAAATCCAATCTTTATGATGGCGGATTCAGGTGCACGGGGAAATGTCTCAAACTTTACCCAATTAGTTGGGATGCGGGGATTAATGAATAATCCAAAAGGAGATATTATTGAATTACCAATTAAGTCTTCTTTCCGTGAAGGCTTAACAGTGTCAGAATTTTTTATTTCAACCCATGGGGCGCGAAAAGGAATGGCGGATGTTGCTTTAAAAACAGCTGACTCGGGATATTTAACAAGACGATTAGTTGATGTTTCGCAAGAAATTATTATTACAATGAAGGACTGTAATGCTCGTCGTGGTTTTGTTGTATCAGATATTATTGAACAAAAACATGCTAATATTATTGTGCCATTATTTGACCGCTTAGTTGGTCGCTATAATTTAAAAGATATTAAATTAAAAAATGGTGAAGTTATTCTTGCTAATACATTATTGAGCGAAGAAGATACTAGAAAAATTGTTGATAATGATATTAAGGAAGTTATTATTCGTTCTGTTTTAACTTGTGAAGCAGAAAAAGGTGTTTGTCAACGTTGTTATGGAAAAAACCTTGCAACAGGAATGGAAGTTGAAATTGGTGAAGCAGTTGGTACAATCGCTGCGCAATCAATTGGTGAACCAGGGACACAGTTAACAATGCGAACATTCCATACTGGTGGTGTGGCTGGGGGAGCTGATATTACCCAAGGGTTACCACGGATTAAAGAATTATTAGATGTAACCACACCAAAAGGATCAATTGCTGTTATTTCTGAAATTGATGGAAAAATTAGTGACATTCGTGATGAAGGTGGAATTCATACAATTTATGTTAAATCAGATAGTGATGAACGAAAATATAAAACACAATATAATGCTGTTTTAAGAATCAAAATTGGTGATAAAGTTGTTCGTGGCCAAAAATTGACTGAAGGTTCAATTAAAATTAAAGAATTATTAGAAGTTGCCAAAATTGAAGATGTTCATAATTATATTTTAAAAGAAGTGCAACGAGTTTACCGCTTACAAGGAATTGAAATTTCTGATAAATATATTGAAATTATTATTAAACAAATGTTGAATAAAGTTAAAATTATTGATGCTGGTGATAC